From a region of the Bacteroidota bacterium genome:
- a CDS encoding T9SS type A sorting domain-containing protein, with protein sequence MVRYILFLVVIFGIEKVSFAQLVVGDTVTDFTIVDVHNNEHNLFNYLENGKYVCVDFFGVNCQQCLTLVPTFNEVYSNYGCNKGDLVFLAINYLNYNDEILDFEDKYGGLYPAISGMSGGYTVYEDWQIQFWPQLWLICPNKIFVSNIYPIYQENIDSVFASFGITKDSCPTNNILYEIVSDASINIFPDPATTHISIEYFNQSTYNHNYNIYNMLGEILMEGKVENNATIDISMLKRGIYIFVTKSQLSLFSKKTFIKL encoded by the coding sequence ATGGTAAGATATATTTTATTTTTGGTTGTAATTTTTGGAATTGAGAAAGTTAGCTTTGCACAGCTTGTTGTTGGTGATACTGTTACTGATTTTACCATTGTTGACGTGCATAACAATGAACATAATTTATTTAATTACCTTGAAAATGGAAAGTATGTATGTGTTGATTTTTTTGGTGTGAATTGTCAACAGTGTTTAACACTCGTGCCAACTTTTAATGAGGTTTACAGTAACTATGGTTGCAATAAGGGAGATCTGGTATTTTTAGCAATAAATTATTTAAACTACAATGATGAAATTCTGGATTTTGAGGATAAATATGGAGGTTTATACCCTGCAATAAGTGGTATGAGTGGCGGCTATACAGTGTACGAGGACTGGCAAATTCAGTTTTGGCCTCAGCTATGGTTAATATGCCCAAATAAAATTTTTGTATCCAATATATACCCAATATATCAGGAAAATATTGATTCAGTATTTGCCAGTTTTGGAATAACAAAAGACTCATGTCCAACAAATAATATTTTATACGAAATAGTTTCTGATGCTTCCATTAATATTTTCCCCGATCCGGCTACAACACATATTTCAATTGAGTATTTTAATCAAAGTACCTATAACCATAACTATAACATTTATAATATGCTGGGAGAAATCCTCATGGAAGGTAAAGTTGAAAACAATGCTACTATAGATATTTCTATGCTAAAAAGAGGTATTTATATTTTTGTTACAAAATCACAATTATCTTTATTTTCAAAAAAAACATTTATAAAGCTGTAA
- a CDS encoding T9SS type A sorting domain-containing protein — MKKYFLIFISILFLLIKGEAQNIELYHENLLITSDTIIVFGNVSADTLHTYIFQGDTTYYYSYEAFVEIDIKNISTNNINVQCKKRHIQLIPNTQNYFCWSSCFPPYTFESTIPVTIPSNETIDIFSGHYKPNGKLGCILVAYTFYNNDNPSDSAMALVKFIMDFCNPTSIAKVNKNQKQFSQPYPNPATSYFFIDKLSKSMSNQIISIYDSMGKLISIQSIDNVNSRLKVNTNYLKRGYYFYKISNNIVVNNSGIIIIK, encoded by the coding sequence ATGAAAAAGTATTTTTTGATTTTTATTTCAATCCTGTTTTTATTAATAAAGGGTGAAGCTCAAAACATTGAACTTTATCATGAAAACTTGCTGATAACATCGGACACAATTATAGTTTTTGGAAATGTGAGTGCAGATACCTTACATACTTATATTTTTCAAGGCGATACCACCTACTATTACTCTTACGAAGCTTTTGTTGAAATTGATATAAAAAACATTTCAACGAACAATATAAATGTTCAATGCAAAAAAAGGCATATTCAACTCATCCCAAATACACAAAATTACTTTTGTTGGAGCAGTTGTTTCCCTCCATATACTTTTGAATCAACCATCCCGGTAACAATCCCTTCCAATGAAACAATTGATATTTTTTCGGGGCACTATAAACCCAATGGAAAACTGGGTTGCATCCTTGTTGCTTATACTTTTTACAATAATGATAATCCTTCTGACTCTGCAATGGCTTTGGTGAAGTTTATTATGGATTTTTGCAATCCAACCTCTATTGCCAAAGTAAATAAAAATCAAAAGCAATTTTCGCAACCTTATCCTAACCCGGCAACTTCTTACTTTTTTATTGATAAGCTTTCTAAAAGCATGTCAAATCAAATTATCAGCATTTATGATTCAATGGGGAAACTAATATCAATTCAATCAATTGATAATGTGAATAGCCGTTTAAAAGTAAATACCAATTATTTAAAAAGAGGGTATTATTTTTATAAAATTTCAAATAATATAGTGGTAAATAATTCTGGAATTATAATAATTAAATAA
- a CDS encoding TlpA family protein disulfide reductase, with amino-acid sequence MKRLTKIITFCILLILSIQSLKAQENNTIRANLPDVSIKNIAGESVHVGKITNNNNPILICFWKTCCKKPGEYLDAISEVYEDWVNETGVVLYAVAIDDTRSSSRVAPFVNSHGWEFEILLDVNSDLKRAMNVVLTPHTFLLNGKGEIVWQKSMYTYGDEELIYEKISQLVKK; translated from the coding sequence ATGAAAAGACTAACTAAAATAATTACATTCTGCATTTTGCTAATTTTATCAATTCAATCCCTTAAGGCACAAGAAAACAATACTATAAGAGCAAACTTGCCTGATGTATCGATCAAAAATATAGCAGGCGAAAGTGTACATGTAGGAAAAATCACTAATAATAATAATCCCATATTAATCTGTTTTTGGAAGACCTGTTGCAAAAAACCAGGAGAATACCTTGATGCTATTAGCGAAGTATATGAAGATTGGGTAAATGAAACAGGCGTAGTTTTATATGCAGTGGCTATTGACGATACTCGCAGTTCAAGTCGGGTAGCTCCTTTTGTAAATAGTCATGGATGGGAATTTGAAATATTGCTTGATGTTAATTCCGACTTAAAACGGGCAATGAATGTTGTCTTAACTCCTCATACCTTCCTCCTAAACGGGAAGGGTGAAATCGTATGGCAAAAATCAATGTACACTTATGGTGATGAAGAATTAATTTATGAAAAGATTTCACAATTAGTAAAAAAATAA
- a CDS encoding thioredoxin family protein, with the protein MIKIVLPWFVFISLVLLIIMGLVSINKLNQYLSNTIVKNAALEIIFSGAAYIDSAFDFEKNGLSYQVSFLEFGANGCVTCSKMESVMAELEYTFPEKVNVVFLNILKPDNQMLMRYYGVAAIPTQILLDNKGKEFFRHYGFISTPELTKKNIYHEKTN; encoded by the coding sequence ATGATAAAAATAGTATTGCCTTGGTTCGTTTTTATCAGTTTAGTCCTACTTATAATAATGGGATTAGTATCAATCAATAAACTGAATCAATATCTATCAAATACAATAGTGAAAAATGCAGCTCTGGAGATTATTTTCAGCGGAGCTGCATACATTGATTCAGCATTCGATTTTGAGAAAAATGGATTAAGCTATCAGGTAAGCTTTCTTGAATTTGGTGCAAACGGATGTGTGACTTGCAGTAAGATGGAATCTGTAATGGCTGAATTAGAATATACCTTCCCTGAAAAAGTTAATGTGGTTTTTCTAAATATTCTCAAGCCCGATAACCAAATGCTAATGAGATACTACGGTGTTGCAGCCATCCCAACACAAATATTGCTGGACAACAAAGGAAAAGAGTTTTTCAGACATTATGGGTTTATATCAACTCCTGAGCTTACAAAAAAAAATATTTATCATGAAAAGACTAACTAA
- a CDS encoding NAD(P)-binding domain-containing protein: MKSKSIGFIGGGRITKILLQGFKNQNVKFNSVMVCDINDKTLIELKKNFPFIETTTSAQETASKEVVFIALHPHVIGEIVFELKDAIDSNTLIISLAPKFSIQKLSELLGTQRIIRVIPNATSFANLGYNPICFANAIGKSEKESVLEAYAIASAMLPTYFWFQWKEIEHISKEMGFAENESKEAVYETLKAALELMYNRDLSYSGLIDLIPVKPIGENEDEIKGILKNKLLGLFDKIKP, encoded by the coding sequence ATGAAATCAAAATCAATCGGTTTTATCGGAGGTGGAAGGATTACCAAAATCCTTCTCCAAGGATTTAAGAACCAAAATGTAAAGTTTAACTCAGTAATGGTATGTGATATAAATGATAAAACATTAATTGAGTTAAAAAAGAATTTCCCTTTTATTGAAACTACAACCTCTGCCCAAGAGACTGCTTCAAAAGAAGTTGTGTTTATTGCTTTGCATCCTCATGTAATTGGTGAAATAGTTTTTGAGCTAAAGGATGCGATTGATAGTAATACCCTTATCATTTCACTTGCTCCAAAATTTAGTATTCAGAAACTTTCTGAATTGTTGGGTACTCAAAGAATTATCCGTGTGATTCCCAATGCCACCTCTTTTGCCAATCTAGGGTATAACCCAATTTGCTTTGCCAATGCAATTGGTAAATCTGAGAAAGAATCAGTGCTTGAAGCGTATGCGATTGCATCGGCCATGTTACCTACATATTTCTGGTTTCAATGGAAGGAAATCGAACACATCTCCAAAGAAATGGGATTTGCTGAAAATGAAAGCAAGGAAGCTGTTTACGAAACTTTAAAGGCTGCATTGGAATTAATGTACAACCGTGACTTAAGTTATTCTGGATTAATCGACTTAATTCCGGTTAAACCCATTGGTGAAAATGAAGATGAAATTAAAGGAATTTTAAAAAATAAATTATTAGGGCTTTTCGACAAAATCAAACCATAA
- a CDS encoding permease: protein MKEKVISLNRSMNGCFLPMFLLLLWVLLYCNLQNIADFAINDVVKMSPGKHLTETLRFFIFEVPKVMLLLVLIIFSVGIIRSYFTTEKTRKMLEGKSLFTGNIMASLLGIVTPFCSCSAIPLFLGFVEAGIPIGVTFSFLIAAPMINEVALVLLVGLFGWNVALIYVFTGLTIAIFSGWLIGKLGLEKYVADWVYTIKSNQEEGEEEKLTFYDRIQKGFESVQEIVGKIWVYIVIGIAVGAGAHGYVPEDFLGSLLGKENWYGVPLAIIIGIPMYSNAAGIIPIVSVLIEKGVSLGTALAFMMSVIALSLPEIIILKKVLKWQLIVAFVGIVATGIVAVGFIFNFVM, encoded by the coding sequence ATGAAAGAAAAGGTAATCTCTTTAAACAGAAGTATGAACGGATGTTTTTTACCTATGTTTTTGTTGCTTTTATGGGTGTTGCTATATTGTAATCTGCAAAATATCGCCGATTTTGCAATAAATGATGTAGTAAAAATGTCGCCTGGAAAACACCTGACCGAAACACTACGGTTTTTCATATTTGAAGTTCCTAAAGTGATGTTGCTTTTGGTTCTTATCATTTTCAGTGTTGGAATCATCAGAAGTTATTTTACAACAGAGAAAACCCGAAAAATGCTTGAAGGGAAATCTCTATTTACAGGAAATATTATGGCTTCGTTGTTAGGAATTGTAACACCTTTCTGCTCATGCTCGGCTATTCCACTCTTCTTGGGATTTGTTGAAGCAGGTATTCCAATTGGAGTAACTTTTTCGTTTCTTATTGCTGCTCCCATGATTAATGAAGTGGCTTTGGTTCTATTAGTAGGATTGTTCGGATGGAATGTAGCTTTAATATATGTTTTCACTGGATTAACTATTGCAATATTTTCAGGCTGGCTTATAGGTAAGCTTGGTCTTGAAAAATATGTTGCCGATTGGGTATATACAATCAAATCAAATCAGGAAGAAGGCGAAGAAGAAAAACTGACATTTTACGACCGTATTCAGAAAGGATTTGAATCGGTTCAGGAAATTGTTGGTAAAATATGGGTTTATATCGTAATTGGTATTGCTGTAGGTGCAGGAGCTCATGGATATGTTCCCGAAGATTTCTTAGGTTCACTTTTAGGAAAAGAAAACTGGTATGGTGTTCCTCTTGCCATAATTATAGGAATACCAATGTATTCAAATGCAGCAGGTATTATTCCCATTGTAAGTGTACTCATTGAAAAAGGGGTATCACTTGGAACTGCCCTTGCCTTTATGATGTCTGTCATTGCATTGTCTCTACCTGAGATTATTATTCTTAAAAAAGTATTGAAATGGCAACTCATTGTAGCCTTTGTTGGCATTGTTGCTACAGGTATTGTTGCGGTTGGCTTTATTTTCAACTTTGTAATGTAA
- a CDS encoding (2Fe-2S)-binding protein, with amino-acid sequence MMSKTICYCENVSEEEILDAINNGAKRLKDIQEKIGASTGNQCKISNSSSICCSGDNEKLLNTSYTFKDYSSCYG; translated from the coding sequence GTTATTGTGAGAATGTTAGTGAAGAAGAGATATTAGATGCCATAAATAATGGTGCTAAGAGACTAAAAGACATACAAGAAAAAATTGGTGCATCTACAGGTAATCAATGTAAAATCTCAAACTCTTCAAGTATATGTTGTTCAGGGGATAATGAAAAGCTCCTGAATACTTCATATACTTTTAAAGATTACTCATCTTGTTATGGCTAA